One genomic region from Clostridium saccharobutylicum DSM 13864 encodes:
- the pcrA gene encoding DNA helicase PcrA, whose protein sequence is MDLKSLLNKEQYEGATTVDGQVLILAGAGSGKTRVLTHRMAYMIEDLGIAPYKILAITFTNKAAKEMKDRVKALIGEKAENMWISTFHSTCVRILRREIDKIGYKSNFTIYDTSDQKTLVKECMKSISINEKDITEQEIMGKISKAKDRMQTARSFKLENESNFRENKIADVYEMYQKRLKENNALDFDDLIFKTVELFKSNPEVLEFYQNKFQYIMVDEYQDTNAVQYELVRLLADRYKNICVVGDDDQCIYQWRGADIQNILDFEKDYPGAKVIKLEQNYRSKANILNAANVVIVNNANRKSKVLRTEQEEGSKIKIYRAYSDGDEGDFVGKQIVDIKKEQEKHYSDFAVLYRTNAQSRIFEESFRRKGIPYKIVGGTRFYDRKEIKDILAYLKVIVNLQDDVSIRRIINVPKRSIGDATVNKIQEFATDFELNMWDALSEVRSISTLTPRNVSSIEPFVQLMDNFMVLSETVPVSVLIETILEDTGYMEVLKKSNEIEDKSRIENLKELVSDAVDFEKSSEDKSLAAYLEKVSLVQDTDKIEEEDDMVVLMTVHSAKGLEFPVVFMVGMENGIFPGTASFEKESEMEESRRLCYVGITRAKETLFMTSAEVRRVFGKTVAYPQSDFINEIKPSLKEYVANDKANIKSREGFAQKSSYNNPHSLRNNLRGNATVASSGLNLSRGSFNVGSGIAHSSTLNSSSDGYLSTNEATLGRKVIHEKFGTGTIVSIQDSGNDKKLTIAFDKQGVKILLLSFAKLKMV, encoded by the coding sequence ATGGATTTAAAATCATTACTTAATAAAGAACAATATGAAGGAGCAACTACAGTTGATGGTCAAGTATTAATTTTAGCGGGAGCGGGATCTGGTAAAACTAGAGTCTTAACTCATAGAATGGCGTACATGATTGAAGACTTAGGTATTGCACCATACAAAATATTAGCTATAACTTTTACCAATAAAGCAGCCAAGGAAATGAAAGACAGAGTTAAGGCGCTTATCGGTGAAAAAGCTGAAAATATGTGGATTTCTACTTTCCATTCAACTTGTGTAAGAATTTTAAGAAGAGAAATAGACAAAATAGGATATAAAAGCAATTTTACAATATATGATACATCGGATCAAAAAACTTTAGTGAAGGAATGCATGAAATCTATTAGCATTAATGAAAAAGATATAACAGAGCAAGAAATAATGGGTAAAATAAGTAAAGCTAAAGATAGAATGCAAACTGCTAGAAGTTTTAAGCTAGAAAATGAGAGTAATTTTAGAGAAAATAAAATCGCAGATGTATATGAAATGTATCAAAAAAGGCTTAAAGAAAACAATGCCTTAGATTTTGATGATTTGATATTTAAAACAGTTGAACTCTTTAAAAGTAATCCAGAAGTTTTAGAATTTTATCAAAACAAATTTCAATATATTATGGTTGATGAGTATCAAGATACAAATGCTGTTCAATATGAATTAGTTAGATTACTTGCAGATAGATATAAGAATATTTGTGTTGTAGGAGATGATGATCAATGTATCTATCAATGGAGAGGTGCGGATATTCAAAATATTCTTGATTTTGAAAAAGACTATCCAGGTGCTAAGGTAATAAAACTTGAACAGAATTATAGATCTAAAGCAAATATATTAAATGCAGCTAATGTTGTAATTGTTAATAATGCAAATAGAAAGAGCAAAGTATTAAGAACGGAACAAGAAGAAGGAAGTAAAATTAAGATATATAGAGCGTATTCGGATGGTGATGAAGGAGATTTTGTTGGAAAGCAAATTGTCGATATAAAAAAAGAGCAAGAAAAGCATTATAGTGATTTTGCTGTATTATATAGAACAAATGCTCAATCAAGAATCTTTGAAGAGAGTTTTAGAAGAAAGGGTATTCCATATAAAATTGTAGGGGGTACAAGATTCTATGATAGAAAAGAAATAAAAGATATATTAGCATACTTAAAAGTCATTGTTAATCTACAAGATGATGTTAGTATCAGAAGAATTATAAACGTTCCTAAGAGAAGCATTGGTGATGCAACTGTTAACAAAATTCAAGAATTCGCTACAGATTTTGAGCTGAATATGTGGGATGCTTTATCAGAGGTTAGATCTATTTCTACATTAACACCTAGAAATGTTTCTAGTATTGAGCCTTTTGTTCAATTGATGGATAATTTTATGGTACTTAGTGAAACAGTACCCGTATCAGTTTTAATTGAAACTATTTTAGAAGATACTGGTTATATGGAAGTGTTAAAAAAGTCCAATGAAATCGAAGATAAGAGCAGAATTGAAAATTTAAAAGAATTAGTATCAGATGCTGTTGATTTTGAAAAGAGTAGCGAAGATAAATCTTTAGCTGCATATTTAGAAAAAGTATCTTTAGTTCAGGATACTGATAAGATTGAAGAAGAGGATGATATGGTAGTTCTAATGACTGTTCACAGTGCAAAAGGGTTAGAATTTCCAGTAGTATTCATGGTTGGTATGGAAAATGGAATTTTCCCAGGAACTGCATCATTTGAAAAAGAATCTGAAATGGAAGAATCAAGAAGACTATGCTACGTTGGTATAACAAGAGCAAAAGAAACACTATTTATGACATCAGCTGAAGTTAGAAGGGTTTTTGGTAAAACAGTTGCATATCCACAATCGGATTTTATTAATGAAATAAAACCATCATTAAAGGAATATGTTGCTAATGATAAGGCAAATATTAAGAGTAGAGAAGGCTTTGCTCAAAAAAGTTCGTATAATAATCCGCATAGTCTAAGAAATAATCTTAGGGGAAATGCTACAGTTGCAAGTAGTGGATTAAATTTAAGCAGAGGAAGTTTTAATGTAGGAAGTGGTATAGCGCATTCGTCTACATTAAATTCTAGCAGTGACGGATATCTAAGTACTAATGAAGCAACTTTGGGACGAAAAGTTATACATGAAAAGTTTGGAACAGGAACTATCGTGTCAATACAAGATTCTGGTAATGATAAAAAACTTACTATTGCTTTTGATAAGCAAGGTGTAAAAATATTGCTATTATCATTTGCTAAACTTAAGATGGTATAA
- a CDS encoding pseudouridine synthase: protein MERLDKIISNLGYGSRKDVKSFVKKGLIEVDGVIAKDNGMAVDPEKSSIKINGEEILYRKYIYLMMNKPAGVISATHDNRDETVVDLLEIDHQAFEPFPVGRLDKDTVGLLLLTNDGELNHRLISPKWHVDKVYYAKIDKKVDEKDVIAFKNGVALDDGYKCLEAKLEILSSSDDESEVKITIQEGKFHQVKRMFEAVNKKVTYLKREEFGGLLLDTELEEGEYRELTDDELSLLKSY from the coding sequence ATGGAAAGATTAGATAAAATAATCTCTAATTTAGGTTATGGAAGTAGAAAAGATGTTAAATCATTTGTGAAAAAAGGATTAATAGAAGTTGATGGGGTGATTGCTAAAGATAATGGAATGGCTGTTGATCCAGAGAAATCAAGCATAAAAATTAATGGGGAAGAAATACTATATAGAAAATACATATATTTAATGATGAATAAACCAGCTGGAGTTATATCAGCAACTCATGATAATAGAGATGAAACTGTAGTTGATTTATTGGAAATTGATCACCAAGCATTTGAGCCATTTCCAGTTGGCAGATTAGATAAAGATACTGTAGGATTGCTATTATTGACCAATGATGGTGAACTTAATCACAGATTAATATCACCTAAGTGGCATGTTGATAAGGTTTATTATGCTAAAATCGATAAGAAAGTTGACGAAAAAGATGTAATAGCATTTAAAAATGGAGTTGCATTAGATGATGGATACAAATGTTTAGAAGCAAAACTTGAAATTCTATCTAGTAGTGATGATGAGTCAGAAGTTAAGATTACAATACAAGAAGGAAAGTTCCATCAAGTAAAGAGAATGTTTGAAGCGGTAAATAAGAAAGTTACATATCTCAAAAGAGAGGAATTTGGAGGTCTTTTATTAGATACTGAATTAGAAGAAGGCGAATATAGAGAATTAACTGACGATGAATTAAGCCTTTTAAAGAGTTATTAA